A single Pseudoalteromonas phenolica DNA region contains:
- a CDS encoding YnbE family lipoprotein — translation MKWIAALFSALVLMGCTHKVQVETKEPITINLNVKVDHEIRVKVDKELDDLFSDDSELF, via the coding sequence ATGAAGTGGATAGCGGCTTTATTCAGTGCCTTAGTGCTTATGGGATGTACGCACAAGGTACAAGTAGAAACCAAAGAACCAATCACCATTAATTTGAATGTAAAAGTAGATCATGAGATCCGAGTAAAAGTAGATAAAGAGCTAGATGACTTATTTAGCGATGACAGTGAGTTATTCTAA
- a CDS encoding YdbL family protein encodes MKKSVFLLPILALSFAFSAFALDLTAAKSQGLVGETASGYLATVKNSADAKSLVDSINAKRKAKYEQLAKKHGITLAQVEQQAGKKALQKTAKGHFVKVNGKWVKK; translated from the coding sequence ATGAAAAAGAGTGTATTTTTATTGCCAATTTTAGCCTTAAGTTTTGCCTTTTCAGCTTTCGCATTAGATTTAACTGCGGCCAAATCTCAAGGGCTGGTAGGTGAAACTGCATCGGGTTATTTAGCTACAGTTAAAAACAGTGCTGATGCAAAAAGCTTGGTTGATTCAATTAATGCTAAACGTAAAGCAAAGTATGAGCAGCTAGCGAAAAAGCATGGTATTACCTTAGCGCAGGTGGAACAACAAGCTGGCAAAAAAGCATTGCAAAAAACAGCCAAAGGCCACTTTGTAAAAGTAAATGGTAAGTGGGTTAAGAAGTAA
- a CDS encoding DUF3103 family protein translates to MNHLIKSALMGSLLASFSSFSADLVKTTSTLSPHPELDMIDQYNSSAMQVTDIKRVMASNVARDLDTHNKHWLNMLNKNHTAKLNTLNLTQDNRQLMQTANVRTRSLKGLEQESSNLYQLRLASEKMLEQWQDGQQPLIAFAPKGDDKDWIYIEAFDAQGNVHLLDAHTMPSQPVLILELDGQQVKKEGLAVMQSIFKEARSQPDTEFMTQQTVQTSAISTSKLDRIRLNDDEEPWISGKAEVYAVVTGVSPSRDEPILDIVDMPYLDHDGTDYTPNQILIHWERYRWQAADVLLMEQDDNTNYQDLATTFLDIVTQVMRAIPEPNVQGYAIIPQLTNQLIKAMPSHWFSNDDDYLDVFYTLFEGQTYSNHMGASNNAKITLTPLTIDARN, encoded by the coding sequence ATGAATCACTTAATTAAATCAGCCTTAATGGGCTCGTTATTGGCAAGCTTTTCAAGCTTTTCAGCAGACCTAGTAAAAACAACAAGCACACTCTCTCCACACCCCGAACTCGACATGATTGACCAGTACAACAGTAGCGCAATGCAAGTAACCGATATAAAACGCGTCATGGCAAGCAATGTCGCGAGAGATTTAGACACGCACAATAAGCATTGGTTAAACATGCTTAATAAAAATCACACCGCAAAATTAAATACTCTAAATTTAACTCAAGATAATCGGCAGTTGATGCAAACGGCCAACGTTCGCACGCGTTCTCTAAAAGGCCTGGAGCAAGAAAGTTCTAACTTGTACCAGCTTAGACTTGCTTCTGAAAAGATGCTTGAGCAATGGCAAGATGGCCAACAACCCCTTATTGCTTTTGCACCTAAAGGCGATGATAAAGATTGGATATACATTGAAGCATTTGACGCCCAAGGCAATGTACATTTGCTAGATGCGCATACTATGCCTTCTCAACCTGTTCTGATCTTAGAATTAGACGGCCAACAAGTTAAAAAAGAAGGCCTTGCTGTTATGCAGTCTATTTTTAAGGAAGCACGTAGCCAGCCTGATACGGAGTTTATGACACAGCAAACTGTGCAGACGTCAGCTATCTCAACATCAAAGCTCGATAGGATTCGTTTGAATGATGATGAAGAGCCTTGGATCTCTGGTAAAGCAGAAGTCTATGCGGTGGTGACTGGCGTAAGTCCATCTCGTGATGAGCCAATCTTAGACATCGTCGATATGCCATACCTAGATCATGATGGCACTGACTATACACCAAACCAAATTCTGATCCATTGGGAGCGCTACCGCTGGCAGGCTGCCGATGTCTTGTTGATGGAGCAAGATGACAATACTAACTATCAAGACTTGGCGACGACGTTTTTAGATATTGTTACGCAAGTAATGCGCGCAATACCAGAACCGAATGTACAAGGTTATGCGATTATTCCGCAATTAACTAATCAGTTAATCAAAGCTATGCCAAGCCACTGGTTTAGTAATGATGACGATTACCTAGATGTATTTTATACACTATTTGAGGGCCAAACTTATAGCAACCATATGGGCGCAAGCAACAATGCAAAAATTACCTTAACCCCACTAACAATTGACGCTAGAAATTAA
- a CDS encoding NPP1 family protein → MTTPKTFLLFSVSLTMTCALSSTNLLANDFAALDEALPPSYVINGTEPIFDFDGDGCLPSAGISRTGQQNAGLKTSGSLGGNCRDTWFLNTSNTVHRYACKDTQSGQYCAHFYALYFKKDQVFSYFGGGHRHDWEYAAVWTKDGLVTHGSYSAHGDLFTKPASELPMENGHLKVVYHKDGILTHALRFAKSNEIAETAYNRFVTPPIISWYEMQGDGIDNQGLRDKLNQYDYDSATLPVKDSRFLYNLNRFKPEGYPIFTEQDALSSKQK, encoded by the coding sequence ATGACAACACCAAAGACATTTCTGTTATTCAGCGTAAGCCTCACTATGACTTGTGCGTTAAGTTCAACCAATCTCTTGGCAAATGACTTTGCCGCTTTAGATGAAGCATTACCCCCTTCGTACGTTATCAATGGTACAGAACCTATCTTCGATTTTGATGGTGATGGTTGCTTGCCGAGCGCAGGTATAAGCCGTACCGGGCAGCAAAATGCCGGGTTGAAAACATCAGGCAGTTTAGGCGGAAACTGCCGAGATACTTGGTTTCTTAATACCTCTAATACCGTACACCGTTATGCGTGTAAAGATACCCAAAGTGGGCAGTATTGCGCGCATTTCTATGCACTTTATTTTAAAAAAGATCAGGTATTTTCATACTTTGGAGGAGGGCATCGTCATGATTGGGAATATGCAGCTGTATGGACCAAAGATGGATTAGTGACGCACGGAAGTTACAGTGCGCATGGAGACTTATTTACTAAGCCCGCATCTGAACTGCCTATGGAAAATGGCCATTTAAAAGTTGTTTATCACAAAGATGGCATTTTGACTCATGCACTTCGATTTGCCAAAAGCAACGAAATTGCTGAAACAGCATACAATCGCTTCGTAACGCCACCAATTATTAGTTGGTACGAAATGCAGGGGGACGGGATTGATAATCAGGGACTTCGAGATAAGCTGAATCAGTATGACTATGATTCAGCAACTTTGCCTGTAAAAGACAGTCGTTTTTTATATAACTTAAACCGTTTTAAACCTGAAGGTTATCCTATATTTACAGAACAAGATGCGCTGAGCTCTAAACAAAAGTAA
- a CDS encoding YHYH protein, whose translation MKQVNFIAPAHLLILSTTFTLFGCGSSDSNTDSEIIAETHSTSDSNSTADSDNNASSDTDTDTNTDTNTDTDTDTDTDTDTDTDTDTDTDTDTDTDTDTDNNPPVIDGSTDGVLCDYYYNEYNSSDSVQATSNAQWSCNGSSRLLTANGLPDHMTGQFPNANNPNEISEQNVSIAYTLTPNESTTASTLGGPRGATGYVLNGVKIDANTAGTCDDSGNNCSLIGNEGNWHIEALGQTSFNFGTDDNNAHVQPSGAYHYHGMPEGFITLRGGNNTTMTLIGWAADGFPIYARYGYSEADNASSAIKVITGSYQLIENISTNRPSVEVYPLGTFAEDWQYVAGSGDLDECNGRFGVTPEFPEGIYHYYATDSYPYFQRCVKGEL comes from the coding sequence ATGAAACAAGTAAACTTCATAGCGCCTGCACATCTATTAATACTCTCAACTACTTTCACACTTTTTGGTTGTGGTAGCTCTGACAGTAATACTGATAGCGAAATCATCGCAGAAACCCACTCAACCAGTGACTCTAACAGTACAGCAGACTCAGATAACAACGCTTCTTCTGATACCGACACTGATACTAATACTGATACTAATACTGATACTGATACTGATACTGATACTGATACTGATACTGATACTGATACTGATACTGATACTGATACTGATACTGATACTGATACTGATACCGACAATAATCCGCCTGTAATTGATGGGTCAACCGATGGCGTGTTATGTGATTATTATTACAACGAGTACAATAGCTCAGATTCAGTCCAAGCCACCAGTAACGCCCAGTGGTCATGCAACGGAAGCAGTCGCTTACTAACTGCCAATGGCTTACCAGACCATATGACCGGACAATTTCCAAATGCAAATAACCCGAATGAAATCAGCGAGCAAAACGTTTCTATAGCTTATACGCTCACTCCCAATGAAAGTACAACAGCAAGTACTTTAGGAGGACCCCGAGGTGCAACTGGCTATGTTTTAAATGGCGTAAAGATTGATGCCAATACTGCTGGCACCTGTGATGATTCTGGTAATAACTGCAGCCTAATTGGCAATGAAGGTAATTGGCATATTGAAGCTTTAGGACAAACCAGTTTTAACTTCGGCACTGACGACAATAACGCTCATGTTCAGCCTAGTGGAGCCTATCATTATCATGGTATGCCAGAGGGGTTTATAACATTGAGGGGTGGTAATAACACCACAATGACCTTAATTGGTTGGGCGGCCGATGGCTTTCCTATTTATGCAAGGTATGGATATAGCGAAGCAGACAACGCAAGCTCGGCAATAAAAGTCATTACTGGCAGCTATCAGTTGATTGAAAATATTAGCACCAACCGCCCATCTGTCGAAGTTTACCCATTGGGCACCTTTGCAGAAGACTGGCAATATGTAGCAGGCTCAGGAGACCTAGACGAATGTAACGGCCGCTTTGGTGTGACACCTGAGTTCCCTGAAGGTATTTATCATTACTACGCCACAGATTCGTATCCATATTTTCAACGCTGTGTAAAAGGCGAGCTATAA
- a CDS encoding NAD(P)/FAD-dependent oxidoreductase, with product MSKYYDPISAQDCQNQAFAPSYWASTQSLPELLPAITSDTNCDVVIIGGGFSGLLSAYYLATEHQQECIVLEANQVGFGASARNAGFVLKGSGRLSYPQMADKWGMDVCQGIYGEFTEAVQRVEDLIKSQQIACDPQPKGYLKIAHNQQAFAGLKAQAEYLQKHLSSDAEFLSVEELKAGYMHNKQAYGAMRLPDGFGIHPLKLVLGYKKMAMEAGVKIFEHTLASDINDTGSHVTLKANGFNIKTNKLVISGNAYNSKVTSPVINNRYLPILSSIMVTKPLAQAQLQSAGLKTRQVTMDTRTLKYYYRLLPDNRLLFGGRGAIFAKDQNKPTYLNNLKKGLADCFPTLSNVCHDYYWHGYIAAALDDMPHVTVQGNIGYTLGYCGAGVSFSAQAAYRLAQQIAGVTVPNLPLYQTPLPYLPFPSFRRFGQWGYYQYAQLKDKLG from the coding sequence ATGAGCAAATATTACGACCCTATTAGCGCACAAGACTGCCAAAACCAAGCCTTCGCCCCAAGTTATTGGGCCAGTACCCAATCATTGCCTGAATTACTGCCAGCTATCACATCTGACACAAATTGCGATGTCGTTATCATTGGCGGCGGTTTTAGCGGTTTGCTTAGTGCCTATTACTTAGCAACTGAGCATCAGCAAGAGTGCATTGTGCTTGAAGCAAATCAAGTCGGCTTTGGTGCCAGTGCGCGCAATGCGGGGTTTGTGCTAAAAGGCTCGGGACGTTTGAGCTACCCGCAAATGGCGGATAAATGGGGCATGGATGTTTGCCAAGGCATTTATGGCGAATTTACAGAAGCAGTGCAACGGGTTGAAGATCTCATTAAAAGCCAACAGATAGCCTGTGACCCGCAACCCAAAGGCTATCTAAAAATAGCGCATAATCAGCAGGCCTTTGCAGGTCTTAAAGCACAAGCTGAATACTTACAAAAACATCTCTCCAGTGATGCTGAATTTTTGTCAGTAGAAGAGTTAAAAGCTGGCTATATGCACAACAAACAAGCCTATGGCGCCATGCGTTTGCCCGATGGGTTTGGTATTCATCCACTTAAATTAGTGCTGGGTTATAAAAAAATGGCCATGGAGGCAGGCGTTAAAATATTTGAGCACACACTGGCAAGCGATATTAACGACACAGGTAGCCATGTGACCCTTAAAGCTAATGGCTTTAATATCAAAACCAATAAATTGGTGATATCAGGGAATGCTTATAATAGTAAGGTGACTTCGCCAGTTATTAACAATCGTTATCTGCCGATCCTAAGTAGCATAATGGTGACAAAACCGCTCGCCCAAGCGCAACTTCAAAGCGCTGGGTTAAAAACCCGCCAAGTGACGATGGATACGCGCACGCTAAAGTATTATTACCGTTTATTGCCTGATAATCGCTTGTTATTTGGTGGCCGTGGCGCAATCTTTGCAAAAGATCAAAATAAACCAACCTACTTAAACAACCTAAAGAAAGGCCTCGCTGATTGCTTCCCAACCCTCAGCAATGTCTGTCACGACTATTATTGGCATGGTTATATTGCCGCTGCGCTAGATGATATGCCCCACGTCACAGTGCAAGGAAACATTGGTTACACCCTAGGTTATTGCGGAGCAGGCGTCTCTTTTAGCGCACAAGCTGCATACAGGTTGGCGCAACAAATTGCGGGAGTCACAGTGCCAAATTTACCTTTATACCAAACGCCCTTACCTTATTTACCATTTCCTAGCTTCAGACGCTTTGGCCAATGGGGCTATTATCAATATGCACAACTTAAAGATAAACTTGGCTAA
- a CDS encoding collagenase produces MKAKIITVVLSLAVLAGCQTTEQPAAVVDYSKVKLAYGNVVKEGEVYIPAWKRNEAKINQVLANQHYCADNLVLRFQAMSQQNIEDSCKLLLETEKRFHTLFNTRGKPLLHDNNDVLRANIYASREDYVKYVTDHFDVPSNNGGMYLEGLPHLEDNSAEYVAYLKKGTVWNLNHEFVHYLDGRFNTYGDYCAPPHDNHYGPEYCPEPAAEPPYLIWWGEGLGEYVAHMNNNPRALALAGEKTYQLSELFYNNSANWNTDRIYRWGYLAVRYMMEKQRDKVEEMLFHVRRGDYPRYQKIVKNWGTSMDADFHAWLDTVATK; encoded by the coding sequence ATGAAAGCAAAAATAATAACTGTGGTCCTATCGCTTGCCGTGCTTGCAGGTTGTCAAACCACTGAGCAACCAGCTGCTGTCGTAGATTATAGTAAAGTAAAGCTGGCATATGGCAATGTCGTTAAAGAAGGTGAAGTCTATATTCCAGCTTGGAAACGCAATGAAGCGAAGATCAACCAAGTGCTTGCAAATCAGCATTACTGCGCTGATAACTTGGTCTTACGTTTCCAAGCCATGTCGCAGCAAAATATCGAAGATTCTTGTAAATTACTGCTAGAAACAGAAAAGCGTTTTCACACTCTATTCAATACGCGTGGTAAGCCACTATTACACGACAACAATGATGTGTTACGCGCCAATATTTACGCAAGTCGTGAAGATTACGTAAAGTATGTCACCGATCATTTTGACGTACCCTCTAACAATGGCGGCATGTACCTCGAAGGTTTACCACATTTAGAAGACAACAGTGCCGAGTATGTGGCTTATTTGAAAAAGGGCACGGTGTGGAACTTAAACCATGAGTTTGTGCACTATTTAGATGGTCGTTTTAATACTTATGGTGATTACTGTGCACCGCCTCATGATAATCACTATGGTCCAGAATATTGTCCAGAGCCCGCTGCTGAGCCTCCTTATTTAATTTGGTGGGGAGAAGGACTAGGTGAATATGTTGCCCATATGAACAATAACCCGCGAGCACTTGCGTTGGCTGGCGAGAAAACCTATCAACTGAGCGAATTGTTTTATAATAACAGTGCCAACTGGAATACCGATCGTATCTACCGTTGGGGCTACTTAGCAGTACGCTATATGATGGAAAAGCAACGCGATAAAGTCGAAGAGATGCTATTTCATGTGCGTCGCGGTGACTATCCACGCTATCAAAAAATCGTAAAGAATTGGGGTACCAGCATGGACGCTGACTTTCATGCTTGGTTAGATACGGTCGCAACCAAATAA
- a CDS encoding alpha-hydroxy acid oxidase, translating to MRLNQCYNFQDFRKLAKQRLPGPIFNYIDGGADDETTYRRNTEAFEGCDLLPSVLTGVEDIDLSVTVMGQKLDMPVYCSPTALQRLFHHQGERATAGAAEKYGTMFGVSSLGTVSLEEIAQQTSTPQVYQFYFHKDRGLNRAMMERAKAAGVQVMMLTVDSITGGNRERDLRTGFSIPFRLTLAGLIQFAIKPMWGLNYVFHEKFSLPQLDAHINMGSSTSSIGDYFTNMLDPTMNWDDVAEMVKFWDGQFCLKGIMTVEDAKRAVDIGCTGIVISNHGGRQLDGARSSFDQLAEIVDAVGDKIDVLFDSGIQRGTHVLKALSLGAKAVGIGRMYLYPLAAAGQPGVERALGLMQEELIRDMRLMGCKSISELSRKNLRFR from the coding sequence ATGCGCCTTAATCAATGCTACAACTTTCAAGACTTTAGAAAACTGGCAAAGCAACGCTTGCCCGGCCCGATCTTTAATTACATCGATGGTGGCGCTGACGATGAGACTACTTATCGTCGCAATACAGAGGCGTTCGAAGGTTGTGATTTACTACCGAGCGTACTGACGGGGGTCGAAGATATTGATTTATCTGTCACTGTCATGGGCCAAAAGCTCGACATGCCAGTGTATTGCTCACCCACCGCATTACAAAGACTGTTTCATCATCAAGGTGAGCGCGCAACTGCGGGTGCCGCTGAGAAATACGGCACCATGTTTGGCGTGTCTTCTCTTGGCACTGTCAGTTTAGAAGAGATTGCCCAGCAAACCTCGACGCCTCAAGTTTATCAATTTTACTTTCATAAAGACCGAGGGTTAAACCGCGCTATGATGGAGCGTGCCAAGGCGGCGGGTGTACAAGTGATGATGCTAACTGTTGATTCAATCACAGGTGGCAACCGTGAACGGGATTTGCGCACGGGGTTTTCAATTCCGTTTCGTTTAACACTCGCGGGCCTGATCCAGTTCGCCATTAAACCAATGTGGGGGCTGAACTACGTATTCCACGAAAAATTTAGCCTGCCGCAGCTTGATGCACACATAAATATGGGGAGCAGCACCAGCTCAATTGGTGACTACTTCACAAATATGCTCGACCCAACCATGAACTGGGACGACGTCGCCGAAATGGTAAAGTTTTGGGATGGTCAGTTCTGCCTAAAAGGCATTATGACCGTTGAAGATGCCAAACGTGCTGTTGATATTGGTTGCACGGGGATTGTGATCTCCAATCATGGTGGTCGACAACTGGATGGCGCTCGTAGCTCATTCGATCAGTTAGCTGAAATCGTCGATGCCGTCGGTGATAAAATTGATGTGCTATTCGACAGCGGCATTCAACGGGGTACTCATGTTTTAAAAGCGCTTTCACTGGGCGCAAAAGCTGTGGGCATTGGTCGTATGTATTTATACCCGCTCGCTGCTGCGGGTCAGCCAGGTGTCGAGCGTGCACTCGGCCTCATGCAAGAAGAGCTCATTAGAGATATGCGCCTAATGGGATGCAAATCTATCTCAGAGCTTTCCCGCAAAAATTTAAGATTTAGGTAG
- a CDS encoding DcaP family trimeric outer membrane transporter — translation MKQLSNKVVLGLGACALSLASQAQAVEILNVKQGEKQTKVAIGGYGKVDIRHVSGDVAYQDYWLANFPGGAAQDTSHTAFNVKESRVNLTVQHGDIKGFVEMDFYGGGGNEVVSNSSNPRLRHLYIQYKNWMAGQNWTTFMPLHALPESLDFGGPHAGEVFIRQTQLRYTHGAWQFAIENPETNGDGDIGSSVSGVGVTGAQADKDESLPDFIARYNHKADWGMVSVAGLLRQVDQGGLDKTATAFNIAAKINTIGKDDLRFQVTSGDAGRYVAAGITPDIVTAEGKQTAEVESTVAYAIAYRHFWTPKLRSSVFYGSASTDVLERKRSHFGANLITSYNEYLDLGVELGNFSVDDEGMQSIDSNYLQFSAKLKF, via the coding sequence GTGAAACAGCTATCAAATAAAGTCGTTTTAGGGTTAGGTGCATGTGCACTGAGCCTCGCATCACAAGCGCAAGCTGTAGAAATACTGAACGTTAAACAGGGTGAAAAACAAACTAAGGTGGCAATTGGCGGTTACGGCAAGGTCGATATTCGTCATGTCTCTGGTGATGTGGCTTACCAAGATTATTGGTTAGCAAACTTTCCTGGAGGTGCCGCACAAGATACCTCGCATACGGCATTTAATGTTAAAGAGTCTCGAGTGAATTTAACTGTGCAGCATGGCGACATTAAAGGCTTTGTTGAGATGGATTTCTATGGCGGCGGTGGTAATGAAGTGGTTAGTAACTCATCAAATCCACGCTTAAGACATTTATATATTCAGTATAAGAACTGGATGGCGGGTCAAAACTGGACCACCTTTATGCCACTACACGCACTGCCAGAGTCACTTGATTTTGGTGGCCCACATGCTGGTGAGGTCTTTATTCGTCAAACTCAACTGAGGTACACCCATGGTGCGTGGCAGTTTGCGATTGAAAACCCAGAGACCAATGGTGACGGAGATATCGGCAGCAGTGTCAGTGGGGTGGGCGTGACGGGTGCTCAGGCAGATAAAGATGAATCGCTACCAGATTTTATTGCCCGTTATAACCACAAAGCGGATTGGGGCATGGTATCTGTGGCTGGCCTGTTACGCCAAGTTGATCAAGGCGGTTTAGATAAAACGGCGACTGCATTTAATATCGCGGCCAAAATTAACACCATTGGCAAAGACGATCTACGTTTTCAGGTAACCAGTGGGGACGCTGGGCGCTATGTTGCAGCGGGCATTACTCCTGACATAGTCACCGCAGAGGGTAAGCAAACAGCCGAAGTTGAAAGTACGGTGGCCTATGCGATTGCATATAGACACTTTTGGACACCAAAATTACGTTCATCGGTGTTTTACGGCAGTGCTTCAACAGATGTGCTTGAGCGCAAGCGCAGTCATTTTGGTGCGAACTTGATCACCAGCTACAACGAATATTTAGATTTAGGGGTTGAGCTTGGTAACTTTAGTGTTGACGATGAAGGCATGCAGAGCATTGATTCAAATTACTTACAATTCAGCGCCAAGCTAAAATTTTAA
- a CDS encoding LysR family transcriptional regulator — protein sequence MVKSDDIFLFVQVVDEGSFSKLAEKLEMTNSVVSKRISRLEKALNVQLLYRTTRKLSLTDAGQALYGKARLAKQALQDAQDTVTGYGDAVRGKIRVTVPSVSANLLLSKAIAEFCQLYPDVEVELHVSNRLVNILDEGFDLAIRTAFLEDSSLVARRLIDSQWIVCASPSYLNQHGIPHKPNDLLNHECLIYKYEGVGPDNWLFQQDGVEANVQVQGRFYTNSLAAIRDAAATNFGIAYLPRALVHDDLMSGRLVSLLADYTAKELGVYAVYPKSRQPDKKLNLLVEHLRDAYLAKKEYLY from the coding sequence ATGGTTAAATCTGATGATATTTTCTTGTTTGTTCAAGTCGTTGATGAAGGCTCGTTTTCTAAACTCGCTGAAAAACTTGAGATGACCAATTCTGTGGTAAGCAAACGGATCAGCCGTTTAGAAAAAGCCTTAAATGTACAATTATTGTATCGTACAACGCGCAAACTCAGCTTAACCGATGCAGGACAAGCCCTCTACGGTAAAGCGCGCTTGGCCAAACAAGCATTGCAAGATGCACAAGATACAGTGACAGGTTATGGTGATGCTGTACGCGGTAAAATTCGCGTGACCGTGCCATCTGTCTCAGCCAATCTATTACTGAGTAAAGCCATTGCTGAGTTTTGCCAACTCTACCCTGATGTTGAGGTTGAACTTCATGTCAGCAATCGATTGGTCAATATTCTTGATGAAGGCTTTGATTTAGCAATCAGAACTGCTTTTCTTGAAGACTCTTCTTTGGTGGCGAGAAGGCTAATTGATTCACAGTGGATTGTATGTGCCAGCCCAAGTTACTTAAATCAGCATGGTATTCCTCATAAACCCAATGACCTACTGAATCATGAATGTTTGATTTACAAATATGAAGGTGTCGGCCCTGACAACTGGCTCTTCCAACAAGATGGTGTAGAGGCAAACGTGCAAGTACAAGGTCGCTTTTATACCAATAGCCTTGCGGCCATTCGCGATGCAGCCGCAACCAATTTTGGTATTGCTTATTTACCTCGCGCACTGGTTCATGATGATTTAATGTCAGGCAGATTAGTATCTTTGCTAGCTGATTACACAGCAAAGGAGCTTGGGGTCTATGCGGTTTATCCAAAATCGCGACAGCCAGATAAAAAGCTTAATCTACTCGTAGAGCATCTTCGTGACGCGTATTTAGCAAAAAAAGAGTATCTTTATTAA